One window of the Streptomyces sp. WZ-12 genome contains the following:
- a CDS encoding IS3 family transposase: MTETDPATLAAFIGNQRTEHRVPHRLACQVLGVSESWFYKWRVRPTTAREVRRGQLADAITGIFEGSGGTYGSPKVWLVLVRAGWRVSVNTIARLMAQLGLAGRKVRSRRGLTRPGKRPAAPDFVRRDFTADAPDQVWCGDMTEITTGEGKLYLATVIDLFSRRLLGYAMSARHDAELVVASLNMAAATRGGDVKGVIFHSDRGSEYVSWRFRRACRRLGVTQSMGRVGSCFDNAVSEAFNSVLKVEYVHRHTFATRTEARLRIATWITGFYNTHRLHSVCGYQSPIDYEHDHRTNSTLELVA, encoded by the coding sequence GTGACCGAGACGGACCCGGCCACTCTGGCCGCGTTCATCGGTAACCAGAGGACCGAGCACCGCGTCCCGCACCGTCTGGCCTGCCAGGTTCTGGGGGTGTCGGAGTCCTGGTTCTACAAGTGGCGCGTCAGACCCACCACCGCGCGTGAGGTCCGGCGCGGACAGTTGGCCGACGCGATCACGGGGATCTTCGAGGGCTCCGGCGGCACCTACGGTTCCCCGAAGGTCTGGCTCGTCCTGGTCCGCGCGGGCTGGCGGGTCTCGGTGAACACCATCGCCCGTCTGATGGCCCAACTCGGCCTGGCCGGACGGAAGGTCCGCAGCCGGCGCGGGCTGACCCGGCCCGGCAAACGGCCGGCGGCCCCGGACTTCGTGCGCCGGGACTTCACCGCGGACGCTCCGGACCAGGTGTGGTGCGGTGACATGACCGAGATCACCACCGGTGAGGGCAAGCTCTACCTGGCCACCGTCATCGACCTGTTCTCACGTCGACTGCTCGGCTACGCGATGAGTGCCCGCCATGACGCCGAACTGGTCGTGGCCTCCTTGAACATGGCCGCGGCCACCCGCGGCGGTGATGTGAAGGGCGTGATCTTTCACAGCGACCGCGGCAGCGAATACGTCTCCTGGCGCTTTCGCCGGGCCTGTCGCCGCCTGGGCGTGACCCAGTCCATGGGCCGCGTCGGGTCGTGTTTCGACAACGCCGTCAGCGAGGCGTTCAACAGCGTGCTCAAGGTCGAGTATGTCCACCGGCACACGTTCGCCACCCGCACCGAGGCTCGGCTGCGGATCGCGACCTGGATCACCGGCTTCTACAACACGCACCGACTACACAGCGTGTGTGGGTATCAGAGTCCGATCGACTACGAGCACGACCATCGCACCAACTCCACCTTGGAGCTGGTCGCTTAG